The following coding sequences lie in one Arachis stenosperma cultivar V10309 chromosome 5, arast.V10309.gnm1.PFL2, whole genome shotgun sequence genomic window:
- the LOC130981572 gene encoding uncharacterized mitochondrial protein AtMg00820-like, protein MKDELDALELNKTWRLVDCPAGVKPVGCKWVYRIKRKPDGSIDRYKARIMAKEFTQTEGVDFLETFSPVVKPATIRLVLALASMKRWPIHQLDVIMPSYMGIFLRMFI, encoded by the coding sequence ATGAAAGATGAGTTGGATGCTCTTGAGCTGAACAAAACTTGGCGTCTAGTTGATTGCCCTGCAGGGGTTAAGCCGGTTGGTTGTAAATGGGTCTATCGCATCAAACGCAAGCCTGATGGTTCAATTGATCGATATAAAGCACGCATTATGGCTAAAGAGTTCACTCAAACTGAAGGTGTTGATTTCTTAGAAACTTTCTCCCCTGTTGTCAAGCCTGCCACCATCAGATTAGTTTTGGCATTGGCCTCTATGAAGCGTTGGCCCATACATCAGTTGGATGTAATAATGCCTTCTTACATGGGGATCTTTCTGAGGATGTTTATATGA